Proteins co-encoded in one Streptomyces sp. JH34 genomic window:
- a CDS encoding YiaA/YiaB family inner membrane protein, giving the protein MSETTSVKQQSTAAFYGQAVLSFGVATGAVALGIFFLDADAWVRAFLAIGVLYLVTSCFTLAKVIRDRQEAGQIVSRVDQARLEKILAEHDPFQKL; this is encoded by the coding sequence ATGAGTGAGACGACATCGGTCAAGCAGCAGAGCACCGCCGCCTTCTACGGGCAGGCCGTCCTCTCCTTCGGGGTGGCGACGGGCGCGGTGGCCCTCGGCATCTTCTTCCTCGACGCCGACGCCTGGGTGCGGGCCTTCCTCGCCATCGGCGTCCTCTACCTCGTCACGTCCTGCTTCACCCTCGCCAAGGTCATCAGGGACCGGCAGGAGGCGGGGCAGATCGTCAGCCGGGTCGACCAGGCCAGGCTGGAGAAGATCCTCGCCGAGCACGATCCCTTCCAGAAGCTCTGA
- a CDS encoding TetR/AcrR family transcriptional regulator, whose amino-acid sequence MSTAEDTDGEDTPWGEVTPEAARRLLVAAVEAFAERGYHATTTRDIAGRAGMSPAALYIHYKTKEELLHRISRIGHDRALRLLETAADSGGTASDRLADAVRSFVRWHAERHTTARVVQYELEALGDEHRAEIVALRRKSDAAVRRIISEGVRAGEFDVPDVPGTTLAVLSLCIDVARWFNAQGSRTPEEVGTLYADLVLRMVGAQK is encoded by the coding sequence ATGAGCACGGCGGAGGACACCGACGGCGAGGACACGCCGTGGGGCGAGGTGACGCCCGAAGCGGCACGGCGACTGCTCGTCGCCGCCGTCGAGGCCTTCGCCGAGCGCGGCTACCACGCGACCACCACCCGTGACATCGCCGGCCGGGCCGGAATGAGCCCCGCCGCGCTCTACATCCACTACAAGACGAAGGAAGAGCTGCTCCACCGGATCAGCCGGATCGGTCACGACCGCGCGCTGCGCCTCCTGGAGACAGCGGCCGACAGCGGTGGCACCGCGTCCGACCGGCTCGCCGACGCCGTCCGGTCCTTCGTCCGCTGGCACGCCGAGCGTCACACCACGGCCCGCGTGGTCCAGTACGAACTGGAGGCGCTCGGCGACGAGCACCGCGCGGAGATCGTGGCCCTGCGCAGGAAGAGCGACGCCGCGGTGCGCCGGATCATCAGCGAGGGGGTCCGGGCCGGCGAGTTCGACGTCCCCGACGTCCCGGGCACCACGCTCGCCGTGCTGTCCCTCTGCATCGACGTGGCGCGCTGGTTCAACGCGCAGGGCAGCCGGACTCCCGAGGAGGTCGGCACCCTTTACGCGGACCTCGTCCTGCGCATGGTGGGCGCCCAGAAGTGA
- a CDS encoding MaoC family dehydratase, with amino-acid sequence MAEPKIFTSAQELRDGVGQELGHSDWLEIEQKRIDQFAEATGDHQWIHVDPERAAAGPFGTTIAHGYLTLSLLPVLVPQILRVEGAKMGINYGTNKVRFPSTVPVGSRLRATAVLKDVEEAGGGVQVTALVTVEREGGDKPACVAESVSRYYF; translated from the coding sequence ATGGCAGAGCCGAAGATCTTCACGTCCGCACAGGAACTGCGGGACGGGGTGGGCCAGGAACTCGGTCACAGCGACTGGCTGGAGATCGAGCAGAAGAGGATCGACCAGTTCGCCGAGGCCACCGGCGACCACCAGTGGATCCACGTGGACCCGGAGCGCGCCGCGGCCGGGCCGTTCGGCACGACGATCGCGCACGGCTACCTGACGCTGTCTCTGCTGCCGGTGCTCGTCCCGCAGATCCTGCGGGTCGAGGGCGCGAAGATGGGCATCAACTACGGGACCAACAAGGTCCGCTTCCCCTCGACCGTCCCGGTGGGCTCCCGGCTGCGCGCCACGGCCGTGCTCAAGGACGTCGAGGAGGCGGGGGGCGGTGTGCAGGTGACCGCCCTCGTCACCGTCGAGCGCGAGGGCGGCGACAAGCCGGCCTGTGTCGCGGAGTCGGTGTCGCGCTACTACTTCTGA
- the soxR gene encoding redox-sensitive transcriptional activator SoxR yields the protein MPQIPQSYQELTVGQLSARSGAAVSALHFYESKGLISSNRTSGNQRRYTRDALRRVAFVRAAQRVGIPLATVREALAELPEERTPNHEDWARLSRAWRSELDERIKQLGRLRDHLTDCIGCGCLSLDTCVLSNPDDVFGDRLTGSRLMPERGAADRT from the coding sequence GTGCCGCAGATCCCGCAGTCATACCAAGAACTCACCGTCGGCCAGCTCTCCGCCCGCAGCGGTGCCGCGGTGTCGGCCCTTCACTTCTACGAGTCCAAGGGGCTGATCAGCAGCAACCGGACCAGTGGCAACCAGCGTCGCTACACCAGGGACGCGCTGCGCCGTGTGGCGTTCGTCCGGGCGGCGCAGCGGGTGGGCATCCCCCTCGCCACCGTCAGGGAGGCGCTGGCCGAGCTGCCGGAGGAGCGCACGCCGAACCACGAGGACTGGGCCCGGCTCTCCAGGGCGTGGCGCTCGGAGCTCGACGAGCGGATCAAGCAGCTGGGGCGGCTGCGCGACCACCTCACCGACTGCATCGGCTGCGGGTGCCTGTCGCTGGACACCTGTGTGCTGTCCAATCCCGACGACGTCTTCGGTGACCGGCTGACCGGGTCGCGGCTCATGCCCGAGCGGGGTGCGGCGGACCGCACCTGA
- a CDS encoding penicillin acylase family protein translates to MPPRTRTLRAATVAAVLALGTSLLAAAPGAGAAEPEPLAVTDHCLAQCADILPPGANGNATLVEILGNKAFGTHPAHSDDQLDRYDALVAGHTGLTDQKLTDFFNDASFGVAADQVESTTKPREDVTITRDKKSGVPHIKGTTRYGTEFGAGFAAGQDRLWLMDLFRHIGRGELTSFAGGALANQGLEQQFWPQAPYTEADLEAQVEWIRTTEGARGEQAMADAQAYVDGINAYRVKSKNGRYFPGEYVLTGKIDSITNVGEIQPFELTDLISIASVVGGQFGGGGGGEVQAALSLLAAQQKYGVQEGTRVWESFRQRNDPEAVLTVHDGTSFPYAGKPDNARGTALPDPGSVTPEPLIYDRTGSAGTGAKAPVKAPAALAPLQGMYDDGVIPEGSLPGSGEGAQKRGMSNALLVSGKHTASGNPVAVMGPQTGYFAPQLMMLQELQGPGISARGVSFAGVGMYIQMGRGQDYAWSATSAAQDITDTYAVELCEPDGSAPTKSSTHYRADGACKAMEKLERTNSWKPTVADSTAKGSYRMQVWRTDHGIVSHRATVGGKPVAYTSLRTTYRHEADSIIGFQMLNDPAVVTDAASFQQAASNIDYAFNWFYADSRTTAFYNSGMNPVRAAGVDAALPVKAEEAYEWRGFDPAANTTDYTPFAEHPHSSGQDYYISWNNRQAKDYSTAAFGFGAVHRGDLLDDRVSALVAAGGVTRASLTRAMEEAALTDLRGEQLLPELLKVLRSQPVTDPALDAVVQQLDSWRAAGAQRKETSPGSHTYTHADAVRIMDAWWPKLVEAEFRPGLGDGLYTALTANLATDESPAASHGPSGAHSGSAFQYGWWGFADKDLRQVLGQSVKGPLAKTYCGGGDLSACRSALLSTLKEAAAAPVTTVYPGDDSCKAGEQWCTDSIVHRPLGGISQKSIHWQNRPTYQQVVEFPSHR, encoded by the coding sequence ATGCCCCCACGCACCCGCACGCTCAGAGCCGCCACAGTCGCGGCCGTTCTCGCTCTCGGTACGTCCCTGCTCGCCGCAGCGCCCGGCGCCGGGGCCGCGGAGCCGGAGCCCCTCGCCGTCACCGACCACTGCCTGGCCCAGTGTGCCGACATCCTGCCGCCCGGCGCGAACGGCAACGCCACGCTCGTGGAGATCCTCGGCAACAAGGCGTTCGGCACACACCCCGCGCACAGCGACGACCAGCTCGACCGCTACGACGCGCTGGTCGCCGGCCACACGGGCCTCACCGACCAGAAGCTGACCGACTTCTTCAACGACGCCTCCTTCGGGGTCGCCGCCGACCAGGTCGAGTCCACGACGAAGCCGCGCGAGGACGTCACGATCACCCGGGACAAGAAGAGCGGCGTCCCGCACATCAAGGGCACCACCCGCTACGGCACCGAGTTCGGCGCCGGGTTCGCCGCCGGGCAGGACCGGCTGTGGCTGATGGACCTCTTCCGGCACATCGGACGCGGCGAGCTGACGTCCTTCGCCGGGGGAGCACTCGCCAACCAGGGCCTGGAGCAGCAGTTCTGGCCGCAGGCCCCTTACACCGAGGCGGACCTCGAGGCCCAGGTCGAATGGATCAGGACCACGGAGGGCGCGCGGGGCGAGCAGGCGATGGCCGACGCGCAGGCCTACGTCGACGGCATCAACGCCTACCGGGTGAAGTCGAAGAACGGCCGCTACTTCCCGGGTGAGTACGTCCTCACCGGAAAGATCGACTCGATCACCAACGTCGGCGAGATCCAGCCGTTCGAGCTCACCGACCTGATCTCGATCGCCTCGGTCGTCGGCGGGCAGTTCGGCGGGGGAGGGGGCGGCGAGGTCCAGGCAGCGCTCTCGCTGCTCGCCGCCCAGCAGAAGTACGGGGTCCAGGAGGGCACCCGGGTCTGGGAGTCCTTCCGCCAGCGCAACGACCCCGAGGCCGTCCTCACCGTCCACGACGGCACCTCGTTCCCGTACGCGGGCAAGCCCGACAACGCCCGGGGCACCGCCCTTCCCGACCCGGGCTCGGTCACCCCCGAACCGCTGATCTACGACCGCACCGGCTCGGCCGGCACCGGCGCCAAGGCCCCCGTGAAGGCGCCCGCCGCCCTCGCCCCGCTCCAGGGCATGTACGACGACGGCGTGATCCCGGAGGGTTCGCTGCCCGGATCCGGTGAGGGCGCCCAGAAGCGCGGGATGTCCAACGCCCTCCTGGTCTCCGGCAAGCACACCGCGAGCGGCAACCCGGTCGCCGTGATGGGCCCCCAGACCGGTTACTTCGCCCCGCAGCTGATGATGCTCCAGGAGCTCCAGGGCCCCGGGATCAGCGCCCGCGGTGTCTCCTTCGCGGGTGTCGGCATGTACATCCAGATGGGCCGCGGCCAGGACTACGCCTGGAGCGCGACCTCCGCCGCCCAGGACATCACCGACACCTACGCGGTCGAGCTGTGCGAACCCGACGGCTCCGCGCCCACGAAGAGTTCCACGCACTACCGCGCCGACGGCGCCTGCAAGGCCATGGAGAAGCTGGAGCGCACCAACTCCTGGAAGCCCACCGTCGCCGACTCCACCGCCAAGGGCTCCTACCGCATGCAGGTCTGGCGCACCGACCACGGCATCGTCAGCCACCGTGCCACGGTGGGCGGAAAGCCTGTCGCGTACACCTCGCTGCGCACCACCTACCGGCACGAGGCCGACTCGATCATCGGCTTCCAGATGCTCAACGACCCCGCGGTCGTGACCGACGCCGCCTCCTTCCAGCAGGCGGCGAGCAACATCGACTACGCCTTCAACTGGTTCTACGCCGACTCGCGCACCACGGCCTTCTACAACAGCGGCATGAACCCGGTGCGCGCCGCCGGGGTGGACGCCGCCCTGCCGGTCAAGGCCGAAGAGGCGTACGAGTGGCGGGGCTTCGACCCGGCGGCCAACACCACCGACTACACCCCCTTCGCCGAGCACCCGCACTCCAGCGGCCAGGACTACTACATCTCCTGGAACAACCGTCAGGCCAAGGACTACTCCACCGCCGCGTTCGGCTTCGGCGCCGTACACCGGGGCGACCTGCTCGACGACAGGGTGTCCGCGCTGGTGGCGGCCGGCGGGGTGACCCGCGCGTCCCTCACCCGCGCCATGGAGGAGGCCGCCCTCACCGACCTGCGAGGCGAGCAGCTGCTGCCCGAACTCCTGAAGGTGCTGCGCTCCCAGCCGGTCACCGACCCGGCGCTCGACGCGGTGGTCCAGCAGCTCGACTCCTGGCGGGCCGCCGGCGCACAGCGCAAGGAGACCAGCCCCGGATCGCACACGTACACGCACGCCGACGCGGTACGGATCATGGACGCGTGGTGGCCGAAGCTGGTCGAGGCGGAGTTCCGTCCCGGCCTCGGCGACGGCCTCTACACGGCGCTGACCGCGAACCTCGCCACCGACGAGTCCCCCGCGGCCAGCCACGGACCGAGCGGGGCGCACAGCGGATCCGCGTTCCAGTACGGCTGGTGGGGCTTCGCCGACAAGGACCTGCGCCAGGTCCTCGGCCAGTCGGTCAAGGGCCCCCTGGCGAAGACGTACTGCGGCGGGGGCGACCTGAGCGCCTGCCGTTCCGCGCTGCTCAGCACCCTGAAGGAGGCGGCGGCCGCACCCGTAACCACGGTCTATCCGGGTGACGACAGCTGCAAGGCCGGCGAGCAGTGGTGCACCGACTCGATCGTGCACCGTCCGCTGGGCGGGATCTCGCAGAAGTCGATCCACTGGCAGAACCGCCCGACGTACCAGCAGGTCGTGGAGTTCCCCTCGCACCGCTGA
- a CDS encoding DUF1343 domain-containing protein encodes MTLSRRGLLAAGGAMGALATTAAGPGTAVAAGHGAGRARVRTGFDRLAADGYRLLAGQKVGVVTNPTGITTDVRHIVDVMHPDERVNLTAVFGPEHGFRGTAQAGGSEGRYDDPATGLPVYDTYLKSGQPLADVFTASGVDTVVFDIQDAGSRFYTYIWTLYDCMEAAALAGKRLVVLDRPNPVTGRAALGPVLDPAFATFVGRREISQAHGMTVAELALLFNAEFLADRPVELDVVKMSGWRRADFFDATGLPWVPPSPNMPTPETAVVYSGTCLFEGTNLSEGRGTTRPFELLGAEGVDHRWAAAANALDLPGVAFREAYFAPTFSKFQGRTVGGVQVHVQDREAFDPVRTGIALLVTAKRTWSGFAWRADNWIDKLTGNTRVRTMIDAGADTDEVVGAWAADLAAFRKTRKEHLLYR; translated from the coding sequence ATGACCCTGTCCAGGCGTGGTTTGCTGGCTGCCGGCGGTGCGATGGGGGCCCTCGCGACGACCGCCGCCGGGCCGGGGACGGCCGTGGCCGCCGGCCACGGAGCCGGGCGTGCCCGGGTCCGTACCGGCTTCGACCGGCTGGCCGCCGACGGGTACCGGCTGCTCGCCGGGCAGAAGGTGGGCGTCGTCACCAACCCGACGGGGATCACCACCGACGTCCGGCACATCGTCGACGTGATGCACCCCGACGAGCGGGTGAACCTGACGGCGGTCTTCGGCCCCGAGCACGGCTTCCGGGGGACCGCGCAGGCCGGCGGTTCGGAGGGGCGGTACGACGACCCGGCGACCGGGCTGCCGGTCTACGACACGTATCTGAAGAGCGGGCAGCCGCTGGCCGACGTCTTCACGGCGTCCGGTGTGGACACGGTGGTCTTCGACATCCAGGACGCCGGCTCCCGGTTCTACACCTACATCTGGACCCTGTACGACTGCATGGAGGCGGCGGCGCTCGCGGGCAAGCGCCTCGTCGTCCTGGACCGGCCCAACCCGGTCACCGGCAGGGCGGCCCTGGGGCCCGTGCTCGATCCGGCCTTCGCGACCTTCGTGGGACGCCGGGAGATCTCCCAGGCGCACGGCATGACGGTGGCGGAGCTGGCGCTCCTCTTCAACGCGGAGTTCCTGGCGGACCGTCCGGTGGAGCTGGACGTCGTGAAGATGTCCGGGTGGCGGCGTGCGGACTTCTTCGACGCCACGGGGCTGCCGTGGGTGCCGCCCAGCCCCAACATGCCGACGCCGGAGACGGCGGTGGTCTACTCCGGGACCTGCCTGTTCGAGGGGACGAACCTCTCCGAGGGCCGGGGCACGACGCGGCCCTTCGAACTGCTGGGCGCGGAGGGCGTCGACCACCGGTGGGCGGCGGCCGCGAACGCGCTGGACCTGCCCGGAGTGGCCTTCCGCGAGGCGTACTTCGCGCCGACGTTCTCCAAGTTCCAGGGAAGGACGGTCGGCGGGGTGCAGGTGCACGTCCAGGACCGGGAGGCGTTCGACCCCGTACGCACCGGTATCGCTCTGCTGGTCACGGCGAAGCGGACGTGGAGCGGATTCGCGTGGCGGGCGGACAACTGGATCGACAAGCTCACGGGCAACACCCGGGTCCGCACGATGATCGACGCGGGAGCGGACACGGACGAGGTGGTGGGTGCCTGGGCCGCCGACCTCGCCGCGTTCCGGAAGACGCGGAAGGAACATCTGCTGTACCGGTGA
- a CDS encoding SDR family oxidoreductase — protein sequence MSTVQGAGVVVTGAGGGIGAALARRFAAEGARVVVNDLDGGRVEALAEEIGGTVVAGDASGIVDAAREALGGTVDVYCANAGLASGGDAFAEEDVWAAAWDVNVMSHVRAARALLPDWLERGSGRFVSTASAAGLLTMIGAAPYSVTKHGAVAFAEWLSLTYRHRGVKVHTICPQGVRTDMLTAAGTAGDLVLAPTAIEPEAVADALFEAMEQDRFLVLPHPEVAGYHRARAKDPDHWLGSMNHLQQKWEEAGA from the coding sequence ATGAGTACGGTGCAGGGCGCTGGCGTAGTGGTGACCGGAGCCGGGGGCGGGATCGGAGCCGCTCTGGCCCGGAGATTCGCCGCGGAGGGCGCGCGGGTCGTCGTCAACGACCTGGACGGCGGCCGGGTGGAGGCGCTCGCCGAGGAGATCGGCGGCACCGTCGTCGCCGGGGACGCCTCCGGCATCGTGGACGCCGCTCGCGAGGCCCTCGGCGGCACGGTCGACGTCTACTGCGCCAACGCCGGCCTCGCGTCGGGCGGGGACGCCTTCGCCGAGGAGGACGTCTGGGCCGCGGCCTGGGACGTCAACGTCATGTCCCATGTGCGCGCGGCCAGGGCGCTGCTGCCGGACTGGCTGGAGCGGGGGAGCGGCCGCTTCGTGTCCACCGCCTCGGCCGCCGGGCTGCTGACGATGATCGGCGCCGCCCCGTACAGCGTCACCAAGCACGGAGCCGTCGCCTTCGCGGAGTGGCTCTCGCTGACCTACCGGCACCGCGGCGTGAAGGTTCACACGATCTGCCCCCAGGGCGTGCGCACCGACATGCTCACGGCCGCCGGTACCGCGGGCGACCTCGTGCTCGCGCCCACCGCGATCGAGCCGGAGGCCGTCGCCGACGCCCTGTTCGAAGCCATGGAACAGGACCGCTTCCTGGTCCTGCCGCACCCCGAGGTTGCCGGCTACCACCGTGCCCGCGCCAAGGACCCCGACCACTGGCTCGGCAGCATGAACCACCTGCAGCAGAAGTGGGAGGAAGCCGGAGCATGA
- a CDS encoding AMP-binding protein has translation MTDSIYAAKPWTALLSEAQLAPVHPAETVVHAFRAAVGRAPEHTALAYFDGRLSYRETDGLSDSVAGHLAAEGLRRGDRVAIMLQNTPHFVLALLGAWKAGATVVPLNPMYKSGEVGHVLKDAEVTALICSDRAWESYLRATAEAAPSVTIALTACELDLQSADDPRVLGFGRLPAPGPDDLARDLVAVARGGLAAPAGRELTSGDTALISYTSGTSGTPKGAMNSHGNIMVNAERQRAGHPIDEGSAYFALAPLFHITGMVCQLAACVANAGTLVLAYRFEASVVLEAFAEHRPAYTVGPSTAFMALAAHPDATRDHFASFEVISSGGAPLPPALVEKFRDGFGPYIRNGYGLTECTAPCASVPPEHEAPVDPVSGTLSVGVPGPDTVVRIIDEKGDDVPFGEQGEIAVRGPQVVSGYWNLPEATEAAFPDGELRTGDIGFMDTAGWLYVVDRKKDMINASGFKVWPREVEDVLYTHPAVREAAVVGVPDAYRGETVRAYVSLRPGAGAEPGELSAYCKERLAAYKYPREVEILTELPKTASGKILRRELRSPR, from the coding sequence ATGACCGACTCGATCTACGCGGCGAAGCCCTGGACGGCCCTCCTCAGTGAGGCGCAGCTCGCCCCCGTGCACCCCGCCGAGACCGTGGTCCACGCCTTCCGGGCGGCCGTCGGGCGCGCCCCGGAGCACACCGCCCTCGCCTATTTCGACGGACGCCTCAGCTACCGCGAGACCGACGGACTGTCGGACTCCGTTGCAGGGCACCTCGCCGCCGAGGGGCTGCGGCGCGGCGACCGCGTGGCGATCATGCTCCAGAACACCCCGCACTTCGTCCTCGCGCTGCTCGGCGCGTGGAAGGCCGGGGCGACCGTCGTCCCGCTCAACCCGATGTACAAGTCCGGCGAGGTCGGTCACGTACTGAAGGACGCCGAGGTCACCGCGCTGATCTGCTCCGACCGCGCCTGGGAGTCCTACCTCCGGGCCACCGCCGAGGCCGCCCCGAGCGTGACGATCGCACTCACCGCCTGCGAGCTCGACCTCCAGTCGGCCGACGACCCGCGCGTGCTCGGCTTCGGACGGCTCCCCGCGCCCGGCCCCGACGACCTGGCCCGCGACCTGGTGGCCGTGGCGCGCGGCGGACTCGCCGCGCCGGCCGGCCGCGAGCTCACCTCGGGGGACACGGCCCTCATCAGCTACACCTCCGGGACGAGCGGCACCCCGAAGGGAGCCATGAACTCCCACGGCAACATCATGGTCAACGCCGAGCGGCAGCGGGCGGGCCACCCCATCGACGAGGGCTCCGCCTACTTCGCCCTCGCCCCGCTCTTCCACATCACCGGCATGGTGTGCCAGCTCGCCGCCTGCGTCGCCAACGCGGGCACCCTGGTCCTGGCCTACCGCTTCGAGGCGAGCGTCGTCCTGGAGGCCTTCGCGGAGCACCGGCCGGCCTACACCGTGGGGCCGTCGACCGCCTTCATGGCGCTCGCGGCGCACCCGGATGCCACCCGGGACCACTTCGCCTCCTTCGAGGTCATCTCCTCGGGCGGCGCGCCCCTCCCGCCCGCGCTGGTCGAGAAGTTCCGCGACGGCTTCGGCCCGTACATCCGCAACGGCTACGGACTCACGGAGTGCACCGCGCCCTGCGCCTCGGTCCCGCCCGAGCACGAGGCGCCCGTGGACCCGGTCTCCGGAACCCTCTCCGTCGGCGTCCCGGGACCCGACACCGTGGTCAGGATCATCGACGAGAAGGGCGACGACGTCCCCTTCGGTGAGCAGGGCGAGATCGCCGTGCGAGGGCCGCAGGTCGTCTCCGGCTACTGGAACCTGCCCGAGGCCACCGAGGCCGCCTTCCCCGACGGTGAGCTGCGCACCGGGGACATCGGCTTCATGGACACGGCGGGCTGGCTCTACGTCGTGGACCGCAAGAAGGACATGATCAACGCCTCCGGCTTCAAGGTCTGGCCCCGGGAGGTCGAGGACGTCCTCTACACCCACCCGGCGGTCCGTGAGGCGGCCGTCGTGGGCGTTCCCGACGCCTACCGCGGGGAGACGGTACGTGCCTACGTCAGCCTGCGGCCGGGCGCCGGGGCCGAACCGGGCGAGCTGAGCGCCTACTGCAAGGAACGGCTCGCCGCGTACAAGTACCCGCGTGAGGTGGAGATCCTGACCGAGCTCCCGAAGACGGCGAGTGGGAAGATCCTCAGGCGGGAACTGCGTTCCCCCCGGTAG
- a CDS encoding TetR/AcrR family transcriptional regulator, whose protein sequence is MAKATDGDGAPVPQRLLAAATRLFAERGYDRTSVQEIVEAAGVTKGALYHYFGSKEDLLHEVYARVLRLQQERLDAFANAEAPVERRLRDAAADVVVTTIENLDDASIFFRSMHHLSPEKNKQVRIERRRYHERFRALIEEGQRAGVFSTATPADLVVDYHFGSVHHLSTWYSPDGPLSQQEVADHLADLLLRALRP, encoded by the coding sequence ATGGCCAAGGCGACGGACGGGGACGGTGCGCCCGTCCCCCAGAGGCTGCTGGCCGCCGCCACCCGGCTCTTCGCGGAGCGCGGCTACGACCGCACCTCCGTCCAGGAGATCGTCGAGGCGGCGGGCGTCACCAAAGGCGCGCTCTACCACTACTTCGGCTCCAAGGAGGACCTCCTCCACGAGGTCTACGCCCGGGTGCTGCGGCTCCAGCAGGAGCGGCTCGACGCCTTCGCGAACGCGGAGGCGCCGGTCGAGCGGCGGTTGCGCGACGCCGCGGCGGACGTGGTCGTCACCACCATCGAGAACCTCGACGACGCCTCGATCTTCTTCCGCTCCATGCACCACCTGAGCCCGGAGAAGAACAAGCAGGTACGGATCGAGCGCCGCCGCTACCACGAGCGCTTCCGGGCCCTGATCGAGGAAGGGCAGCGGGCCGGGGTGTTCTCCACGGCGACCCCGGCCGACCTGGTGGTCGACTACCACTTCGGCTCGGTCCACCACCTGTCCACCTGGTACAGCCCGGACGGCCCCCTCAGCCAGCAGGAGGTCGCGGACCACCTGGCCGACCTGCTGCTGAGGGCCCTGCGCCCCTGA
- a CDS encoding LysR substrate-binding domain-containing protein, with protein MLITAPGHPLASAGRTLIRDLADEPFVDFRAGTGLETAVRRLADHCGLERAITCDVTQIRLLVDLVRTGIGGAIVPRRIGEEGGLPCISVRQPDPGRTVVRVGRSPAPRDPAAGALLEQLADGRAGAGDAVRGAGPSAAGRPGGPRPPAG; from the coding sequence GTGCTGATCACCGCACCGGGCCATCCGCTGGCGAGCGCCGGGCGCACGCTGATCAGGGATCTCGCCGACGAACCGTTCGTGGACTTCCGGGCGGGCACCGGTCTGGAGACCGCCGTGCGCAGGCTGGCCGACCATTGCGGTCTGGAACGCGCGATCACCTGCGACGTCACCCAGATCCGGCTGCTCGTCGATCTCGTCAGGACGGGGATCGGCGGGGCGATCGTGCCACGCCGTATCGGTGAGGAGGGCGGGCTGCCGTGCATCAGCGTCCGTCAGCCCGATCCGGGGCGGACGGTGGTGCGGGTGGGCCGGTCCCCCGCACCGCGCGATCCGGCGGCCGGGGCGCTGCTGGAGCAGCTGGCCGACGGCCGGGCGGGCGCCGGGGACGCCGTCAGGGGCGCAGGGCCCTCAGCAGCAGGTCGGCCAGGTGGTCCGCGACCTCCTGCTGGCTGA